In Danio aesculapii chromosome 8, fDanAes4.1, whole genome shotgun sequence, the genomic stretch tagatagatagatagatagacagatagagagagagagagagagagagagagattttttagAAAATCTTTATATTTTAGCACCAAAATGAGCTCCTAAATCATGGAAATGTTAGAAGCAGTAAAGAGGAGTCTAAGGTTCAGACCAACCCATAAACTAtcctaaaatgacaaaaatttgaCGATTGTCGATTacaaaattaccaaaaaaaaaaacttttttttgaatATGGCAATATATTGCGCTCTACACTCTTCAATAGATAAATCTTTGACAGAGGCCAAAACATGATTTGGTTTCGTTGGTGCAAGATGTTTGgcgtcagcttggtgtgtcccagctCTTACTCTTAGTTTAAAACATCCCTATAATCCTTAGTAAAAGTTTGTATGTGAATAGCTTTTAAGAGAAAATGcttagctgaaaataaaatactgctattagtttatattattacCGCTATGAGAACTCTTAACGGATAgtctaaatgtttttgtttatgctTGCCCAGATActattttatatacaatattcTATATATCCGAACAGCAAGActgttttataaaacaaaatttgGACCTTATATGTGTTTACTGTTTTCAGCTTTTAGCTACTGTTTATGAAAGCAATGATTAATAAGTCTTACCGGGAAGAGAACGACAGGAACGGTCAGTGTCACTGCCACCAGCACAGCCAGTCGAACACACAACATCAGGATGTCTTTTTTATTGTACATCTTCAGAAGCTCAGAATCCACATTTGCTACACATATGCAGAGACACGGCGACTGTTAAAACAAATCTTCAAATACCACGAACATTCAAATGGTTCTCTgtggtatttttttaaatatcatatttatttttggtaGTTGTATGTGAAGTTCTTCTTACCATAGAAGGTGAGGTAGCCAAAGATTGCAGTGAGCAGGTACATGACAAACATGGCCAAAATAGAGATATTAGCAACGTTTTGCATCCTTTTTTTGGATGGACTGGAAGAACAAGGagacaaaaaaatgcaaatgtacctatatactgtatataaacaatgTGAATGAAGAAAAGTGCAGCTCCATACTTACTTTCTGAGTTCTGTGTAAATGGGCAATACTTCTGGATGACACACAAATGCAAATGCGATAATAGGGATGGTAAATGCAGTCTATGGTTAAAgaaaacattaaatgattaattcacGGCATTTAAAGTAAGAAAAATAGGACATGTGACCAAAATGATCTGATTTGCAGCTCATATCTCTCACCTGTAGGTTGACAGTTAAAAGTTTGGCCTCGCATATTTCACTTGTGGAGTTGATTATGCTTATTTCGGTGGTGGAGTTCATTATGCTTATTTCAGTGGTAGAGTTTATTATGCTTGCATTAGGAAAAGTGCATTTTTTGCTGTGGTTGCTCTCAGAATCTATACCAGAATTGCTGAGACACTTATAGATCACCTAAGAAGACACAGTTAAGAAACTTGATTTATTTTGCCACAAATACACAGATTAATGTAGACTGGTATTCATATGTAGATGGTTAGACTTACAGATATGAGAAAGAAGACCATGCAGCTGAGGGAGAAGCCACTGGTGTACCCCAAATAccctaaaataaatgcataaatacacaattaATGGCTCTGTAATGTACACCTTCAACCTTCACTTAAAAtcaatttcaattatttttatattcagcTGGTTAagctgtaatataatataatataatataatataatataatataatataatataatataatataatataatataatataatataataaaatataatataatataatataataaaataaaatataatataatatgatctaatataatataatataatataatataatataataaaatataatataatataataaaatataatgtaatataatatactatactataataaaatataatataatataatataatataatataatataatataatataatataatataatataataaaatataatataatataatataataaaataaaatataatataatatgatctaatataatataatataatataatataatatgataaaatataatataatataatataatataatataatataatataatataatataatataatataataaaatataatgtaatataatatactataatataatataataaaatataatataatataatataatataatataatataatataatataatataatataatatgatataatataatataatataatataatataatataatataatataatataatataatataatataataaaatataatgtaatataatatactataatataatataataaaatataatataatataatataatataatataatataatataatataatataatataatataatataatatgatataatataatataatataatataatataatataatataataaaatataatgtaatataatatactataatataatataataaaatataatataatataatataatataatataatataatataatataataaaatataatgtaatataatatactataatataatataatataatataataaaataaaatataatataatataatataatataataaaataaaatataatatgatataatataataaaatatactataatataatataatataatataatataatataatataatataatataatataatataatataatataatataatataatataatatgataaaatataataatataatatgataaaatataataatataatataatataatataataaaatataatatgataaaatataataatataatataatataatataatataatataatataatataatataatataatataatataatataatataatataatataatataatataatatgatataatataataaaatatactataatataatataatataatataatataatataatataatataatataatataatataatataatataatataatatgataaaatataataatataatatgataaaatataataatataatataatataatataataaaatataatatgataaaatataataatataatataatataatataatataatataatataatataatataatataatataatataatataatataatatgatataatataataaatatactataatataatataatataatataatataatataatataatataatataatataatataatataatataataagcaaaatgaatgatgaaAGGAGTAACGTACCAAGTCTTTTCATAAGTGCCAGAGGGAAAATGATGCAGGCACTAACAATAATGATGAGGTATCTGCCATCTACATACCAATGACTGATGAAGAGCAAAAAAAAGAAGTCAAAAAAGAGTGAAAAGATGAGTTTGAGAAAAGAGTGGAGAATTCAGTTAAGAAGGTTTAAACGTCTGAGACCACTAGTGACAATAGTTAGATGTTTTAACACATTACAAAACattcatgtgaaaaaaaaattaacaggataACAAATTGATTGAAACATCCTCCAGTAATATTTAAGAAGGATCCATGTTGTGCCTCAAAATATTTCACAAGCCATTTTCTTATTTAAACAATGAAGAGAAAGAACCGATCAAATTTATTTTACATCATGCTGTTTCTTCCTTTCATCTGTTTCAGATTCCTAAAACTTTTAACATAGTCTCAAACATCTGAACCTATCAGCACTATTTGCCAGTACTCACCCAGAGTTGTCTGGCAGTCCCATGAGACCCTCAATAACATGAGGTAACTCTAtcttcacaataaataaataacttgacaTTGCTGTTGGGTCAAAGAAAGAAAGCATTAACAGTTTTTCACTCGTGTTGTACTGAGTGGTAATCAATGGAATCAAAGTGTAATCATTTAATTACATATGCTGTACCTCCAATGTTGTGCAATGTTATAATACATGCTGCTAAAATTTTCCCGGGTGTACCAAATGCATGCTGCCCCAGCTGTTCATATGCACGGATgcctaaaaaaacaaataaacaaaatggaaAGTTCAGATGCGGTTTTATCATATAATGCAATGTTGTTATGAATGTCTTTATGGACATAAAAGAGAAAATGTTTCTCACCAACCACTCCTGCACTCCTCAGAAGTAGGTGGATGGAGTAAGCAGAGAGCAAAGCAATGGTTATCAACAGAAATCTGAAGAAAAGAGACGATAATAATTAAACTAGGTAAACGACAACAGAAAAAACAACTTTACCACACTGTGTAAAGCAAATAGTTAAGTGActaaacccattgacttaaaagcaacaagttgacaaaaaaaataaaagagtaaaCCTGGTTATaattcatttacttaatcatttaaagcaacaggtttatgccggtgcaatagcctagtaattagtgcgccgacatatggtgcagtagcatgtcagggcgtcccgagttcgtaTCCCGGCTCggggacatttccctaccctacccccctctcgctctccaactttgcttcctgtctcattactgtcctatctaaaaaaggccaataataaatcttttttttaaaaaagcaacaggtttactaaaGTCATAGCCTatcgttttaaaagcaatgggtttgctaatttttttaaaataaaaccaactaATCACTTTACAATGCATGTAGATGTAAAGTGATAATTCACAGAAaacgaaataataataataataatgatgaagttCTGCTAATATTTGCTAACTCGTGTCATTCCAAGGCTTTTTTTgtagaacaaaaaaagaagatgttttgaggaATGTTTTTGCCCATCCAATGAAATTCTTTGgggattaaaataatataaaatcccATTGACCTTCATAGCATTagcaaaataatacataaaaatataactttttcaAAGATCTTCATGTTATACAGTTTGgtcatcataaataaataaattatgacagaTGTTTCTCTCTTATAACCTGTGTTAATAGTCATTGAGTGAAATCTAATCCACAAAATGCCATCAACTCTTGCCTGTGTTATTCACAGATTGCCAGACTCATTGACCTCTTACTTAACTTTAAGATGTGCTAGTTTAGTCACGATTAGGTGACAA encodes the following:
- the slc38a5a gene encoding sodium-coupled neutral amino acid transporter 3; the encoded protein is MDLEKMSNGHHGHGDIKNVENEFTSFDALENMAEGDQFLNSKSNGKTETQFTDFVGKTSFGMSIFNLSNAIMGSGILGLAYAMANTGIILFVFLLITIALLSAYSIHLLLRSAGVVGIRAYEQLGQHAFGTPGKILAACIITLHNIGAMSSYLFIVKIELPHVIEGLMGLPDNSGHWYVDGRYLIIIVSACIIFPLALMKRLGYLGYTSGFSLSCMVFFLISVIYKCLSNSGIDSESNHSKKCTFPNASIINSTTEISIMNSTTEISIINSTSEICEAKLLTVNLQTAFTIPIIAFAFVCHPEVLPIYTELRNPSKKRMQNVANISILAMFVMYLLTAIFGYLTFYANVDSELLKMYNKKDILMLCVRLAVLVAVTLTVPVVLFPIRRAVLQLLFPDKPFSWVCHIIIAMCLLFAVNLLVIFVPNIRDIFGFIGATSAPSLIFILPGIFYIYIVPEEQEPLKSRPKILAILFVTLGFIFMIMSITFIIIEWANGKQSVGAH